Proteins from a genomic interval of Thunnus maccoyii chromosome 1, fThuMac1.1, whole genome shotgun sequence:
- the calca gene encoding calcitonin/calcitonin-related polypeptide, alpha: MQIVPCNNHYDLVWDCISFSQGIMIMLKLWTLLLAYALIICQMYTSQAAPSRNSKDALTDGVTLSNDDAQRLLRAIKELIQITSDEQEHQTADGNNNATAQKRACNTATCVTHRLADFLSRSGGLGHSNYVPTNVGAQAFGRRKRHGPV; this comes from the exons ATGCAGATTGTTCCTTGCAACAATCATTATGACCTTGTGTGGGATTGCATCTCTTTTTCACAGGGAATCATGATCATGCTGAAACTCTGGACTCTCCTTCTTGCCTATGCGCTGATCATTTGTCAGATGTACACCTCACAGGCAGCTCCATCCAG AAATAGTAAGGATGCCTTGACGGATGGAGTCACACTATCCAATGATGATGCTCAGAGGTTACTCAGAGCTATCAAGGAGCTCATACAGATAACTTCAGATGAACAAGAGCACCAAACAGCTGATGGAAACAA CAATGCAACAGCACAGAAGAGGGCATGCAACACAGCCACCTGTGTAACCCACCGCTTGGCTGACTTCCTGAGTCGATCGGGAGGACTGGGACACAGCAATTATGTTCCCACCAACGTGGGTGCCCAGGCATTTGGCAGACGGAAGCGACACGGCCCTGTGTGA